AAATTCGGATTATAAACCGCCACATTCGTCACCTGCCCATTGGTAACAGTTACATTAACGACATCCTCAAACGTACCATCAATATCTGATTGCAGATTAAAATTACCTCCTGGTGTATCATAAGAATACTGTAAAGTGTATGAGTCCATCACTTCTCCTGGCTCGTATCCTGAATATCTCTTGAAAAGCGTTTTATAAGCACCTGACAAACCAAGACCTGGATTCTCATAGTCAGTACTTGCTATTTCAGTAAAATCCTCTATTAAATCTGGTGTAACCGTAGCATCAATGTTATCAACAGGTAAGGTAGTCGGGAAAGCTGGCTGACCCCATGGATAATAATTGATAGTGGTATACCCACCTAATACAAATTGGCTATTGGTCATGTCATAGTAGCTCAAGTCAATGTCGTAGGCGTTTATTGAATTGTAAGTGCCAGACCAAATCCCATCCGTTTCATTGTAAGGAGTAGACCATGCATAAATTCCCTCAGGCCCTACTTCCACGATACCAAATTCTTGAGTGGCATCAGCATTTCTAACCATGTACTTACGTACGACATCTTCGTACAATTCAGTGGTCTCATTGTATTCATTCACAACAACATATAACAAACTATCATTGAAAATCCCATCCGTTGACATGGCCGTATACAGCTCGCTTTCATATGTGGGATCATATACTCCGCCTGTAATTTCGGTAAACGCATCAGCTAAAGTCATTTTGATTCCCAATTCCTTGTCAGGCCACACTTCACCTTCCTGAATCGCTTTTTTCTTAGTAGCAAATTCAGTGAATGTTTGAGTCTGAATATCACCATCCGCGGTGTAGGTTCTATCGATAGTCAGATACTTAGTAGGGACATTTAAAACAGTCGTATTATAAGTAATGGTTTGCAACCTGTCATCGATGTTATAATCAAAGGTTACAAAAGGAACATCTCCATTATAGATTGCTGACAGCAAGAATTCTCCGTTAAGATCATTCAATTTTACTCCAGTCAAAGAAGCCTCATAGGATAACAAGAAATCATAAGTAGTGGCATCATCCAATACTATAGTAAGAATACCAGTAGTTTGGTCATAGGAAACTGATGCAATGCCATTCCCATCCAGCCCGTTGGTCCCCTGTGCTAAAACTCCTGTATCCACTGTACCGATCCACCAATTGCCATTGGTACCAATATAAGGAGTTTCACCATCCACACCATCAGTCCCATTCGTTCCATTCGTTCCAGCGGCTGCTACTCCTGTATCTACCGTACCAATCCACCAGTTGCCATTAGTCCCGATAAAGGGTGTTTGACCATCTACGCCATTCGTTCCATCAACCCCGTCTGTACCATTCGTTCCGTCAATACCGTCCTGACCTTGTGCTGGAACTCCTGTATCTGTAGTTCCAATCCACCAATTACCATTAGTGCCAATATAGGGTGTCTGGCCATCCACACCATCAGTTCCGTTTGTTCCATCTGTTCCGTTCGTACCATCTATTCCATCTTGTCCTTGGGCGGGAACTCCCGTATCAGTTGTACCTATCCACCAATTCCCATTCGTACCAATGTAAGGTGTTTGACCGTCTGCTCCATCTGTACCGTTGGTACCATTAGTTCCATCCACACCATCCTGACCTTGGGCAGGAACTCCCGTATCGGTTGTACCAAACCACCAGTTACCATTCGTGCCAATGTAGGGTGTTTGACCATCTGTACCATTCACTCCTTCTGCTGGCACTCCTGTATCAGTACTTCCCGTCCACCAATTGCCATTTGATCCTATGTAAGGCGTCAGTCCATCTGTACCATCTACTCCATCAGTTACTTCAAATTTCACTCCAGTGTCTTGACCGCCAACCCACCAGTTACCATTTGAACCTATGACTGGTATCTCGGATTCGGCAGGAACTCCAAGGTCCACCGACCCTATAAACCAATTACCATTTTCACCCACTACAGGAACATGTTGTTCAGGCAATGGAGTACTTATAATTGATCCATCACTGAATACAAGCACGAGGTTGTTCGCCTCTACTCTAACTTCAGTTATCGAATTATTTTGATCTAGTAAATTTTTTAGTGCGTCAATTTCAGCGAGTAGTTCCTCTCTTAATTCTTCTATCTCTGGCGTATTGTCTTGAGTGATACAAGCTGAAGTAATGCAAATGATTGAAAGAAGGAGAAGGGTGCTTAACTTTTTCATATTGGTTCGGCAAATAGGTATAATACAAACAAATGTAGGAAGATTACAAGCTTAAAATCAAATGAGTCATCGAATAATGCCATGCATTCATCCAAAAATGTAACTTCCCTTGTGATATTAAACAAAAAAGCCGTTGAACTTATTGTCCAACGGCTCTATTATTTATCTATACATCATTGATTACCAACCGATACCATAGTATGCCTTTTGTCCATTTGGATAAATACCTTCTATCAAAACGCCAGAACCATCATTAGCTGCAGTCAATGCTCTGGACAAATCCTCTACATTACTGATGCTTCTTCTGTCAATTCTAGTGACTATAAAACCTTCGTTGATTCCGGCTTCTTTCCAGATACCAGATTCCAGCACTACCAATTTGGCTCCACCTTCCAGATTTAACCGTTCTTTATCTTCATCGGCCAAATCCTCAAAAGTCGCCCCCTGAATTATGACACTGTTGTTAGTAGCTGCTACAGTAGTAGTAGTGCCTAATGTATTCTTAAGAGTCGCAGTTACCGTCTTTTCTTTTCCATCTCTTAGAATGGTAACATCGATTTTATCACCAGGTCTATTCAGAGCCACTTTCTCTTGCAATTCCGAAGTTTTGTTGACTCTCGCTCCATTGATTGCAATAATCACATCTCCCTCTTTGATGCCTGCTTCATCAGCTCCACTATTCGCATTCACTCCACTTACGTATACCCCTTGCAATACACCTAAGTCTTCCTCTTCAGACAACTGGGCGTTGACATCTGTAATATTAATACCTAGTAAGGCTCGCTGTACTACCCCGTACTCTTTAAGGTCTTCCACTACTTTTTTTACCAATGTGGATGGAACGGCAAAAGAGTAACCCGCATAAGAACCCGTAGGAGTGGCAATAGCGGTATTAATTCCAACTAACTCACCATTCAAATTAACCAATGCTCCACCAGAGTTTCCTGGGTTTACTGCCGCATCGGTTTGTAGGAAAGACTCAATCTGAAGTCTGTTTCGATTTCTTAGGATGTTGATATTTCTCCCTTTGGCACTAATAATACCAGCTGTAACAGTAGATCTAAATTCAAATGGATTACCCACTGCTAGCACCCATTCACCTACCTCAATGGCATCCGAATTACCGAATTTTACAAATGGCAATCCCTTTTCGTCTATTTTCAACAGGGCCAAATCAGTAGTTGGGTCCGTACCCACCATCTTGGCTTTGTAGGTTCTATTATCATTGAGTAGTATCTCTATATCATCAGCATTTTCAATCACATGATTATTAGTTGCGATGTAACCGTCAGGGCTAATAATAACTCCACTTCCAGTGCCTACAGAAGGTCGCTGCTGGTATCCCCCTCCTCCTGGTGCTCCAAAAAACTCTCTAAAATATTGTTCGAATGGATCTCTAGATCTACCTGCAGCAGGCTGAGCCTCTACTGTGCTGCGAATATGCACTACCCCAGGAGTCACCACCTTGGCAGCATCCACAAAGTTTAATTCCGCAGGAACTGAAGCTTTAGGGCTATTACTAAAATTAGAAAACTGAACTTCTTGTTTAGGTGGGTTTACTGGTTCAACTACCTCGTTATCTATCAATATATGATAACCACCTATCGCTACTACACCTCCTATGAGTGAAGCAGCTATCATTCCTATAAAGTTTTTTCTTGTACTCATATCTCTTAGTATTTGGAATCTGAACAATTAACGATATAAAAAATTATTTGATCCAGTGCTTAACAATCTTTAACACAAAACCCCGGCAAAAACCCCATAAGGGTTAATAACCGGGGCTAAACCAACCTAACCTAAACTTACTTTATTGCAATGTTCTTCTTTTGGATTTTCTTCACATCTTTTGGTACGACGATGTTTAGAATTCCATCTTCAAGTTTAGCATCTACCTTCTCATCGTCAATATTATCTGGCAATTGGAAAGCCCTGCTAAATGAACCATATCTGGTTTCAACGCTGTGGAAGTTTTTCTCATCCTTCTTCTCCTCAAACTTTCTCTCTCCACTTACAGTTAAAACACCGTTGTTCAAATCAATATTGACATCTGACTTTTTGAAGCCTGGCAGTGCAAACTGTAGTTCAAAATCTTTTTCAGTTTCAGAAATGTCTACTTGTGGAATAAAGAATCTTTCAAGCGACAAGTCTGTATTGAAAAAGTTGTCGTTAAAAATGTCATCAAAAAATCTGCTAACACCTTGTGTTCTTGATTTTGCTGGGTTGTATTTAATCAGTGACATATCTTTAAAATTTTAAGTTTAATAATCAATTTCACTCAGTGTATAGCGAGTTCTATGCCAATACAATTTTTCAGACAAAATACTGTCATTAAGTCCGTTTTTGCGAATTAATAGCAAAATAACATGTCATTATGACCGCAATTATCTGAGGTGATTTAAAAATATTCCCTAAGAACCCTGAATCTTCCAACTCTATTCCTGAACAATGAAAAAACTAGATATTTTTTTAGTACTTGTTTTGTGAATTTAAAATATAGCTGCTAACATTGCATTCCCAAAATCAAGGAGCCAATAAGATGGTTCAGATTTATTCCTCAGTAGCTCAGTTGGTTAGAGCATCTGACTGTTAATCAGAGGGTCACTGGTTCGAGCCCAGTCTGAGGAGCCAAAGAGAAATTAAAGAGATACAAAACCCGCTAGAAAGCACTTCTAGTGGGTTTTTTGCTTTTACACCCTCCCAGTTTCTAACCATTAGAAGCAGATTGAATGTATCCAAATCGGTCCCCCATTCTCAAAATCGGTCCCCTATTATAACAACTCTTAAAATAGTTGTTATAGCATTGATTTTCAGACATTTATATTTGTTTCTATTGGTCACTTTTATTAACTTATTATAAGACCTTTTAATAAACATCAATTATATGGAGAGAATTAATGTGCTGTTTTATCATTATAAATCTAAGGTGAATAGCAAAGGCCTAGCACCTATATACTTACGAATTACAATCAACGGAAAAAGCTCAAAGTATTCTACCGGAATTAAAATCCCTGAGAAAGATTGGGACGCTTCCAAAAACCGAATTAAAGGCAGGAGTACTGAAGTAACTCGATACAATAACCAGCTCGATCGATTAAGGTCTCAGGTATTAGACATAGCCTACGATCTTGAAAGAAAAAACATGCAAGTGAGTCCTGATAAGATCATCAAAGCATTGAAAGGTGAAAGAATTGAGCAAGCTACACTAATGAATACTTTTGACCAGTATATCAGTGGTATTCAAAAATTGGAGGGAAGAAGCTATCAGCAATCTACTATCAATAAGTTCAAGTACATTCAAAAGCACCTCAAGAACTTCCTGAAAACAGAAATGGACTTGGATGATGTATTGTTATCCGAAATGAAGAAAGGCTTCCTATCTCGATACGAACAATTTTGTTTGCAGAGAGTAGAGCAAATCACCGTAAATAAGGAAATACAACGCATCAAACACGTGATGAATTATGCAGAAGAACATGAGTTGATTGATAAGAACATTTTTCGCAATTATCGAATGAAGCATGTGAATAAAGAGGTTGTGTTTCTTAATGAAGATGAATTGAAGAGACTAGAGGAAAAGGAGTTTCAAATAGAACGTCTGGAGTATGTTCGAGATTTCTTCCTTTTTTCATGTTATACAGGATTGGGTTATGCAGAATCTGAAGCATTAAGTGTTTTTAATATCTCACAACTAAAGGACGGATTCAAGTGGATAGAAGTAGTAAGAAAGAAAACACAACTTTCCTATAGCGTCCCCTTGCTTCCGAAAGCTGAGGCATTGCTTAACAAGTATGCCAATCATCCATTGTGTGAGATAAAGGGCACCTTGCTGCCTGTATACTCTAATCAAAAAGTTAATAGTTATTTAAAAGAGATAGCCGAATTGTGTGGAATCACAAAGAGACTAACTCACCACGTTGCGCGTAAGACCTTCGCGTCAACAGTTTTGATACTTAATGATGTGCCTATGGATATTGTGTCTAAGGCCCTTGGTCATTCTAATGTAACCATCACTCAAAAGCACTATGCAAAGGTGAGGGATATTGGGTTGGCTAAGCACTTTCAAAACCTCAAGAATAAGGTTGATGAACAAAGTGTTAAATATTTAAAAAGAGTCTCATGAGTACTAACGATTTATTAACTAAGAAAGATCTGGCTGATTTTGAAGAAAGAATGAATGAAAGGTTCCAACAAGCATTGGCACATTCAGGAGCATCCAAAAAAAGATGGTTGCGATCGAAGGAGGTTGCCGAAATGTTGGGCATTTCAATGTCATCACTTCAAAATTTTCGGATCAATGGCACATTGCCATATGCAAAATTGGACGGAACCATTTTCTACGATTATGATGAGATCATGGCCGTCATGAAAGCCAATGAGGTAAGGGCTTAATATTATATCCCCCATACACATAGGCACCTATTACTAACCCCCCGGGGCTAATCCAAATGGAAAAGCACCCCGGGGGATTTTTTATTTGCATATCAGAAAGCAGCACCCACTCATATACCCTTCAATTCCAGCAGTTAATTCAATTCATATTAAGTGCAGTTCTCACGCCTTAATAAGACTGCCGATTTCCGATAAAATTAACCAATTAAAATGAGAATAATTCGCTGCTCTTGCAACACAGTTGCATATTTATTTTGACATGTTCAATTGATAAAACCTTACTTAGCCCTCACTTTCTGGAGATGTTTTACACAGCAAAATCATTGTAGTCATCTTAAGTTCAGTCCATACACCCATTCCTTTCAGAAAAGTCATACTTAAATTTTACAAACATGAATGTATTAGTCGTTTCAGGAAGATTGACCGCAGATGCTGAGGTCAAAACTATCAACAATGGAAAATCACTTTTAAGCTTTTCTCTAGCAGATAATGAGATCTACTACGATACAGAAGGTAACAAGGTAGATACTGTCGAGTTTCACAAATGCTTCAAATGGAGTAAAACCGTTCCTAAGGTTGCTGACTTTCTCGTCAAGGGAAGGAGTATTTCTGTAAAGGGCCGATTGGTCACTAACAAATGGAAAGATGCAGAAGGAAATGATAGAGCTCAAAAAGTGTTGCGAATCAGCGAATTGAATCTTTGATAGTATGCCAGGTGAAAGCCTGGCATAAGCTCAGTACACCCATTGTGCCTTTCAAAAAACATATATGAAAAGTACAATCGAAACGGTCAAGCGAGTAGCCGAGGTTAAGGCTACCTACCATTCTAATGAACCGATCAATCTAACAACAATTAATAGTTCTCAGCAGGTGAACTCACTTATTAGAGAAGTATTCCCTGTGGACATTCAGCATAGAGAGGCATTCATTGCCTTGTTTCTCAACAGAGCCAATCAAATCCTGGGATATTCTATCATATCAATTGGAGGAATATCAAGTACGCTGGTTGACCCGAAACTAATATTTCAGCATGCCCTATTGTGCAATGCTTCACAGTTCATCGTGGCACATAATCATCCCAGTGGAAAGCTCAACCCCAGCAATCAGGACTTGTCAGTTACTAGAAGGCTTCAGCAGGTGGGTGAACTCATGGAGTTACCCTTGATTGATCACTTAATCATTTCTAATAGTGGATATAAAAGCTTTGCGGATGAGGGCCTCTTGTGAGGCTTTTATCTGTTTTATTTTAATTGCTTGGAAAGCACTATTCTTTTTAACAAATTGGGTGCTACTTCTAAAACAATACCAACTGGATGTCTACAAAGTTCTTCACAAATGAAAAGGACAATAGTCTGCTAAAAAAATTCGAAGGTGCGTTTAAGCATATTCCCAATATCGATATGTTTGATGCCATGGTGGGGTATTTTCGTGCATCAGGTTATTTCAGTATCCGGCCATTCATTGATAAAGTGCCGAAAGTTCGAATCCTCGTCGGAATCAATGTTGATACTCTAATTGAAAAATATCAATCAATAGGTCAACAATACCTAAGGGATCCAAAGGATACAAAAGACGAATTTATTAAGCATATTAAAAATGATATTCAGGAAGCTGAATATGACCAAAAGGTTGAAGATGGAATATTCCAGTTTCTAAAAGATTTGGTTAATGGAAAGATTGAAGTAAAAGCACATCCAGACAGGAAATTACATGCAAAAATATACATTCTCCGTCCTAATGACTTTAATGAATATACACCTGCTAGCGTAATAACGGGTTCTTCCAATCTAACTGATGCAGGTCTGGGTACCACAGAATCATCAAACTATGAATTCAACGTTGAGCTTAGAGATCACTCAGATGTACAATTCGCAACAGATGAGTTTCAGCGTTTATGGGAACAGGCGATAGACATATTGCCAGTCGATCTCCAGAAGATCAAAAATGAAACTTATCTAAATGACAATTTCACTCCTTATGAACTGTATATCAAATTACTTATTGAATACTTTGGAAAAAGGATCGATTATGACCCAGCCAATATAGATCTATTGTTGCCAGACAATTTTAAAAGACTCACCTACCAAGCCGAAGCAGCCATTGAAGGTTATGAAAAATTGCTTAAGTACAACGGGTTCTTTCTCGCTGATGTAGTTGGGTTAGGTAAGACTGTAATTGGTGCGATAATAACTAAAAAATTTATCTATGAAAATGGCTACCATACAAAGGTGCTGATAGTGTTTCCGCCAGCCCTTGAAGACAATTGGAGACGCACGATAAGAGACTTCCATATTTTTAACAATTGCTATTTCATAACAACTGGAAGCCTTCATAAAATACTGGATGACAAAACAGCTGATTACCCTAATGCTGATGAATATGATTTAATTATAATTGATGAGGCACATAAATTTAGGAATGACACTTCTCAGATGTATGAGAAGCTACAGACCATAACCAAAACAGATAGGCGGATACCGGGAGAAGATGGAGACAGGAGAAAGAAAGTAATGCTTCTGACCGCTACCCCTTTAAATAACCAACCGGCAGATATTGAGAATCAAGTCTACTTATTCCAGGACAAAAGAAACGCAAACCTACCTAAGGTAAAAGATCTTCAATCATTCTTTAAGCCACTCAAAGATCGGTACAAAGACCTCAAGCGAGAAGATCGTTTAGATGTTAAAAAAGTAAAGAAGATTTTTGATGAAATCCGAGACAAGGTGATAGAACCGCTGGTAATCAGAAGAACCAGAACAGACATCCTAAACAATAAAGAATACGTCAAAGACATTAAAGAACAAGGTATTGTCTTTCCAAATATCAACCCACCCAATCCAGTATATTATGAATTTGATGATGAGCTGAGTAAGTTATTTGATTTGACAGTGACATATATCACTAGCCTGGATGAGAAAGGACGCGAAGCTCCTGGGTTGGACTATTATCG
This is a stretch of genomic DNA from Reichenbachiella ulvae. It encodes these proteins:
- a CDS encoding site-specific integrase; translated protein: MERINVLFYHYKSKVNSKGLAPIYLRITINGKSSKYSTGIKIPEKDWDASKNRIKGRSTEVTRYNNQLDRLRSQVLDIAYDLERKNMQVSPDKIIKALKGERIEQATLMNTFDQYISGIQKLEGRSYQQSTINKFKYIQKHLKNFLKTEMDLDDVLLSEMKKGFLSRYEQFCLQRVEQITVNKEIQRIKHVMNYAEEHELIDKNIFRNYRMKHVNKEVVFLNEDELKRLEEKEFQIERLEYVRDFFLFSCYTGLGYAESEALSVFNISQLKDGFKWIEVVRKKTQLSYSVPLLPKAEALLNKYANHPLCEIKGTLLPVYSNQKVNSYLKEIAELCGITKRLTHHVARKTFASTVLILNDVPMDIVSKALGHSNVTITQKHYAKVRDIGLAKHFQNLKNKVDEQSVKYLKRVS
- a CDS encoding Do family serine endopeptidase; amino-acid sequence: MSTRKNFIGMIAASLIGGVVAIGGYHILIDNEVVEPVNPPKQEVQFSNFSNSPKASVPAELNFVDAAKVVTPGVVHIRSTVEAQPAAGRSRDPFEQYFREFFGAPGGGGYQQRPSVGTGSGVIISPDGYIATNNHVIENADDIEILLNDNRTYKAKMVGTDPTTDLALLKIDEKGLPFVKFGNSDAIEVGEWVLAVGNPFEFRSTVTAGIISAKGRNINILRNRNRLQIESFLQTDAAVNPGNSGGALVNLNGELVGINTAIATPTGSYAGYSFAVPSTLVKKVVEDLKEYGVVQRALLGINITDVNAQLSEEEDLGVLQGVYVSGVNANSGADEAGIKEGDVIIAINGARVNKTSELQEKVALNRPGDKIDVTILRDGKEKTVTATLKNTLGTTTTVAATNNSVIIQGATFEDLADEDKERLNLEGGAKLVVLESGIWKEAGINEGFIVTRIDRRSISNVEDLSRALTAANDGSGVLIEGIYPNGQKAYYGIGW
- a CDS encoding single-stranded DNA-binding protein, with product MNVLVVSGRLTADAEVKTINNGKSLLSFSLADNEIYYDTEGNKVDTVEFHKCFKWSKTVPKVADFLVKGRSISVKGRLVTNKWKDAEGNDRAQKVLRISELNL
- a CDS encoding Hsp20/alpha crystallin family protein, with the translated sequence MSLIKYNPAKSRTQGVSRFFDDIFNDNFFNTDLSLERFFIPQVDISETEKDFELQFALPGFKKSDVNIDLNNGVLTVSGERKFEEKKDEKNFHSVETRYGSFSRAFQLPDNIDDEKVDAKLEDGILNIVVPKDVKKIQKKNIAIK
- a CDS encoding helix-turn-helix domain-containing protein, with protein sequence MSTNDLLTKKDLADFEERMNERFQQALAHSGASKKRWLRSKEVAEMLGISMSSLQNFRINGTLPYAKLDGTIFYDYDEIMAVMKANEVRA
- a CDS encoding JAB domain-containing protein, translating into MKSTIETVKRVAEVKATYHSNEPINLTTINSSQQVNSLIREVFPVDIQHREAFIALFLNRANQILGYSIISIGGISSTLVDPKLIFQHALLCNASQFIVAHNHPSGKLNPSNQDLSVTRRLQQVGELMELPLIDHLIISNSGYKSFADEGLL